From Pseudoalteromonas viridis, the proteins below share one genomic window:
- a CDS encoding GrxA family glutaredoxin, which translates to MFTVIFGREGCPYCVRAKDLAERLSNERDDFKFRYIDIIKEGVSKADLEKSAGKPCPTVPQIFVDQDHIGGFTEFEAFAKENLGLYQ; encoded by the coding sequence ATGTTTACTGTGATTTTTGGCCGTGAAGGCTGCCCTTATTGTGTCCGTGCAAAAGACTTGGCAGAGCGCCTGAGCAATGAACGCGACGATTTTAAGTTTCGTTACATTGATATCATCAAAGAAGGCGTCAGCAAGGCTGATTTGGAAAAATCCGCAGGTAAGCCTTGTCCAACGGTACCGCAAATTTTCGTCGACCAGGACCACATTGGCGGCTTTACCGAGTTTGAAGCTTTTGCCAAAGAGAACCTGGGCCTGTATCAGTAA
- a CDS encoding M90 family metallopeptidase, which yields MTEISLLLALVVFCAIYWRLDDIKRAYWQHKYKTQSLSELDRQVLLRYMPIYRNMTDADRARLERHILWFLGEKRLLGRDGLKTNRAMALIIAADACLLVLNQQWPLYPNVKEILLYPSSYYAGQNSRDSAGLVSFHTVVRQGESWPGGTLVLSWHDVLEGNRLPEDGHNLVFHEFAHQLDQQTGQTNGTPQLPKGMSYKKWGEVLSRAYQQLKTQLAYHMPHVVHEYGATNEAEFFAVITETFIEKPLQLKQENPELFNLLSEYYRFDPRDWIK from the coding sequence ATGACAGAAATCAGTTTACTCCTTGCCCTGGTGGTGTTCTGTGCCATCTACTGGCGGCTCGATGATATCAAGCGCGCATACTGGCAACATAAATATAAAACGCAGTCACTCAGTGAGTTAGACAGACAGGTTCTGCTACGCTATATGCCCATATATCGTAATATGACGGATGCAGACAGAGCGCGCCTTGAGCGCCATATCCTGTGGTTTTTGGGTGAGAAGCGGTTACTTGGCCGTGACGGCCTGAAAACCAATCGGGCTATGGCACTGATCATCGCGGCAGATGCCTGCCTGTTGGTACTCAATCAACAGTGGCCACTGTATCCTAATGTCAAAGAGATCTTACTCTACCCCAGCAGCTATTATGCCGGGCAAAATAGCCGTGACAGTGCAGGGCTGGTGAGCTTTCATACTGTGGTGCGTCAGGGCGAGTCCTGGCCCGGCGGCACACTGGTGCTGAGCTGGCATGATGTACTGGAAGGCAACCGGCTACCAGAAGACGGGCATAATCTGGTATTTCATGAATTTGCCCATCAACTGGACCAGCAAACCGGGCAAACTAATGGCACGCCTCAGTTACCAAAAGGCATGAGTTACAAAAAATGGGGGGAAGTGTTGTCTCGGGCCTATCAGCAGTTAAAAACTCAGCTGGCGTATCATATGCCGCACGTGGTGCATGAATATGGCGCGACCAATGAAGCGGAGTTTTTCGCGGTGATCACCGAAACCTTTATTGAAAAGCCACTACAACTGAAACAGGAAAATCCCGAATTATTTAATCTGTTGAGTGAGTACTATCGATTCGATCCGCGCGACTGGATAAAGTAG
- a CDS encoding DEAD/DEAH box helicase has product MSEPVTFESLDLSPAILKAVEELGYQSPSEIQAQCIPLLLERKDVLGLAQTGTGKTAAFALPLLNNVDASVKQPQILVLTPTRELALQVAEAFNQYAKYTKGVEVLALYGGQSYGVQLSALRRGAQIIVATPGRLIDHINRKTIDLSDLKALVLDEADEMLRMGFIDDVESIMEKTPVEKQTCLFSATMPKQIQSICSKYLDNAEQVKITPRNSTVDTIEQVYWRATTHKNKAIVRFLEAEDYDASIVFVRTRNDTVQLAELLEREGFSAAPLNGDMNQQARERTVERLKSGLLDIVIATDVAARGLDVDRLSLVINYDIPQDSEAYVHRIGRTGRAGRKGKAILFVKGNERYLLRNIMRHTRSDIEQVELPNAKVVEQKRIEALQGKLSLALDHKDIEFFSEVAQGMAEKLELSQTELSAALLCLAQQQSPLKVQEIQVQRERRERDGNRDGNRERRGERGERKGNARRNTGPMDTYRIEVGREHGVQVKNIVGAIANEADISSKFIGEIRLFDEHSTVQLPQDMPADTLSHFQSVYICQRPMKMTKSTHPADQGNGGERRGGERRSGGRDERRFEGRNERGEGRGDRKRSFKDPRGDKRDNKRKERGEISFS; this is encoded by the coding sequence ATGTCAGAACCAGTCACGTTTGAATCTTTAGATCTTTCTCCTGCAATTTTAAAGGCAGTCGAAGAGCTGGGATATCAATCACCTTCTGAGATCCAGGCTCAATGTATACCGTTATTGCTAGAAAGAAAGGACGTGCTGGGACTAGCGCAGACGGGTACGGGCAAAACGGCGGCGTTCGCGTTGCCGCTATTAAACAATGTTGACGCATCCGTTAAGCAACCACAGATATTAGTATTGACTCCAACACGCGAACTGGCTTTACAGGTCGCGGAAGCCTTCAACCAATACGCTAAATACACCAAAGGTGTTGAAGTATTGGCTCTGTACGGCGGACAAAGCTATGGCGTGCAGCTAAGTGCACTGCGCCGTGGCGCACAGATCATTGTGGCAACACCGGGTCGTTTGATTGACCATATTAACCGTAAGACCATTGATTTGTCGGATCTGAAAGCCCTAGTGCTGGACGAGGCCGATGAAATGCTACGCATGGGCTTTATCGATGATGTTGAGAGCATCATGGAAAAAACACCAGTAGAGAAGCAAACCTGTTTGTTCTCTGCAACCATGCCAAAGCAGATCCAATCTATTTGTTCTAAGTATTTAGATAACGCAGAGCAAGTAAAAATCACGCCACGTAACTCAACTGTTGACACAATTGAGCAAGTTTACTGGCGTGCAACGACGCATAAAAACAAAGCCATCGTACGCTTCTTAGAAGCGGAAGATTACGATGCGTCTATCGTGTTTGTGCGTACTCGTAACGACACCGTTCAGCTGGCTGAACTACTTGAGCGCGAAGGCTTCTCTGCGGCACCACTGAATGGTGACATGAACCAGCAAGCCCGTGAGCGCACAGTAGAGCGTCTGAAAAGCGGTCTGTTAGACATCGTAATCGCAACTGACGTTGCAGCACGTGGTCTGGACGTAGATCGTCTGAGCCTGGTTATCAACTATGATATCCCGCAAGACAGCGAAGCCTATGTACACCGTATCGGCCGTACTGGTCGTGCTGGTCGTAAAGGTAAAGCTATCCTGTTCGTGAAAGGTAATGAACGTTACCTGCTACGTAACATCATGCGTCATACCCGCTCTGACATCGAGCAGGTTGAACTGCCTAACGCAAAAGTCGTTGAGCAAAAGCGCATTGAAGCACTACAAGGCAAGCTAAGCCTGGCGCTTGATCACAAAGACATCGAGTTCTTCAGTGAAGTAGCACAGGGCATGGCTGAAAAGCTGGAACTGAGCCAAACTGAGTTGTCTGCTGCACTTCTGTGCCTGGCACAGCAGCAGTCGCCGCTGAAAGTTCAGGAAATTCAGGTGCAACGTGAACGTCGCGAACGCGATGGTAACCGTGACGGAAACCGCGAGCGTCGTGGTGAACGTGGTGAACGCAAAGGCAATGCACGTCGCAACACCGGTCCTATGGATACCTATCGTATCGAAGTCGGTCGTGAGCACGGCGTACAGGTCAAGAACATTGTTGGTGCGATTGCTAACGAAGCTGATATCTCAAGCAAGTTTATCGGTGAGATCCGTTTGTTTGATGAACACAGCACTGTTCAGCTGCCTCAGGATATGCCAGCAGATACGCTGTCACACTTCCAGAGCGTTTACATTTGTCAGCGCCCAATGAAGATGACCAAGAGCACGCACCCTGCCGATCAGGGCAATGGTGGCGAGCGTCGCGGCGGTGAACGTCGTTCAGGCGGTCGTGATGAGCGTCGCTTTGAAGGCCGTAACGAACGTGGTGAAGGCCGTGGTGACCGCAAGCGCAGCTTCAAAGATCCACGTGGTGACAAGCGTGACAATAAGCGCAAAGAGCGCGGCGAGATCAGCTTTTCATAA
- a CDS encoding TonB-dependent receptor domain-containing protein — translation MAKSVFTCCPYKSKKIHKNKALKKYLKPGRKQMLNSKISKAVRLALMYGAVSATAFAANAEEAEEKIEKIEVTGSSIKGTDLAGALPIDIIGEADIKATGVTSVPDLVAQIPSMQGFTTPVSSVGGGGGGTATASLRGIGEQYTLVLLNGRRLAPSGSGNSIDLNSIPLAAVERVEVLTDGASALYGSDAIAGVINFILKDEVDGTTISARTDRPKDGAESVNFSITTGLGDFDRDGYSLVASVSYDTKDPLRSKDRDFAKTGFLEFTHNNQQYYSINGSSNSIPGNAFVTVEDGGERNVLAYTPYTRGEGNGSCAPDTAFSPGDTFCSFDYTSTLEIYPEDERLAFMLQGEAAITDDIKAFSTLSYTDYVLTSRIAPNPTGNINIGTESVLFDKYVKPELEKEGISADNVTRFQGRWRALPGGNRTTEWATDSLNTIVGLEGVILDNIDFNTAVVYSRSEREQTFLDGYFYADKFVESIQSGAVDIFLPNDQFVANDGAVSALNDAKYINLEDTTKTESLSIDFRASQPLFELPAGEVYIGYGADYRTNTFESIRSEANKSDERFGDGGGDFDYSLERSTYGVFTEFQIPVLDDLSFNLALRYDNIGAVEDKFAGGDVNKSENDTTYKLSFRYSATDNLVLRGSIGTGFKAASLLQIAEPESAFGVTTSDYTCPLASSDPRAEFCPPGSLQYQRFNLGSDSLKPETSEQSSIGFVYSPTTDFSLELDYWQVNIEDMVERPDQDYMFANPQIFDKRFVIRTDRSDPTNQLLSVITAPINIGESKSAGFDWKMTLNNELSFGDLKTMVQGTYMDRSEYTLAGVVPFEWRSSLGKYGTDQEVVFRNIINIQNTLTHGDFAHTLRIKYKSGWKDAATNVGIGTVANAATETYYNKDGEELTRFATTNVQLSVPSHTTVDYKIDYRGFENTNITLGVNNLFDKEPPFSLGDPEGHLVGYEGRYYDQLLRTVYLSVDYTF, via the coding sequence ATGGCTAAAAGTGTATTCACTTGTTGCCCATATAAAAGTAAGAAAATACATAAAAACAAAGCTTTAAAGAAATATTTAAAGCCAGGGAGAAAACAAATGTTAAATAGCAAGATCTCGAAAGCGGTCCGCTTAGCGCTGATGTACGGTGCAGTATCTGCTACAGCTTTTGCAGCAAATGCAGAAGAAGCAGAAGAGAAAATCGAGAAAATCGAAGTAACAGGTTCAAGCATCAAAGGTACAGACCTTGCTGGTGCGCTTCCAATCGACATCATCGGTGAAGCTGATATTAAAGCCACTGGTGTAACGTCTGTTCCTGATTTGGTGGCTCAGATCCCTTCAATGCAGGGTTTCACTACACCAGTATCTTCAGTTGGTGGCGGTGGTGGCGGTACAGCTACTGCATCACTTCGTGGTATTGGTGAACAATATACGCTGGTACTTTTAAACGGCCGTCGCCTTGCGCCATCAGGTTCTGGTAACTCTATCGACTTGAACAGCATTCCTCTGGCAGCAGTTGAGCGTGTAGAAGTACTTACCGATGGTGCTTCTGCATTGTATGGCTCTGACGCTATCGCTGGTGTAATTAACTTTATCCTCAAGGACGAAGTTGACGGTACAACAATTTCAGCTCGTACAGACCGTCCAAAGGATGGTGCTGAGTCTGTAAACTTCAGTATTACAACAGGGCTAGGTGATTTCGATCGTGACGGTTACAGCCTAGTTGCATCTGTGAGCTATGACACAAAAGATCCGCTTCGTTCAAAAGACCGCGACTTTGCGAAAACAGGCTTTCTTGAGTTTACGCACAACAATCAACAGTACTACAGCATCAATGGTTCATCCAACTCAATCCCTGGTAATGCATTTGTAACTGTGGAAGATGGCGGAGAAAGAAATGTTCTCGCGTACACGCCTTACACCAGAGGTGAAGGTAATGGTAGTTGTGCTCCAGATACAGCATTCTCACCGGGTGACACATTCTGTTCATTTGACTACACAAGTACTCTGGAGATTTACCCAGAAGACGAACGTCTGGCATTCATGCTTCAAGGTGAAGCAGCGATTACTGATGACATAAAAGCATTCTCGACCCTGTCATACACAGACTACGTCCTGACTTCACGTATCGCACCAAACCCAACAGGTAATATCAATATCGGAACTGAAAGCGTTCTGTTTGATAAGTACGTAAAACCAGAGTTGGAAAAAGAAGGTATTTCTGCTGACAACGTAACTCGTTTCCAAGGTCGTTGGCGTGCGCTTCCTGGTGGCAACCGTACTACCGAGTGGGCAACTGATTCGCTTAATACTATTGTAGGTTTGGAAGGTGTAATCCTAGACAATATCGATTTTAACACTGCCGTTGTTTACTCCCGTTCTGAAAGAGAGCAAACTTTCTTAGACGGTTATTTCTACGCTGATAAGTTTGTAGAAAGCATCCAAAGTGGTGCGGTTGATATTTTCCTTCCAAATGACCAGTTTGTAGCGAATGATGGGGCTGTATCAGCGCTTAACGATGCTAAGTATATTAACTTAGAAGATACAACCAAAACAGAGTCTCTATCTATTGACTTCCGTGCATCTCAGCCGTTGTTTGAACTGCCTGCTGGTGAGGTGTACATAGGTTACGGTGCTGATTATCGCACAAACACTTTCGAGTCTATCCGTTCAGAAGCCAACAAAAGCGATGAGCGTTTTGGCGATGGCGGCGGTGATTTTGATTACAGCCTAGAGCGCTCTACATATGGTGTCTTCACTGAATTCCAGATCCCTGTACTGGATGACTTGAGCTTTAACCTGGCACTACGTTATGACAACATTGGTGCAGTGGAAGACAAGTTCGCTGGCGGCGATGTAAACAAATCTGAAAATGATACCACGTACAAGCTTAGCTTCCGTTACAGCGCAACAGACAACCTGGTTCTCCGCGGTTCAATCGGTACTGGTTTCAAAGCTGCATCACTACTGCAAATTGCAGAGCCTGAGTCAGCGTTTGGTGTAACCACAAGTGACTATACATGTCCACTGGCATCATCAGATCCTCGAGCTGAATTCTGTCCTCCTGGCAGCCTGCAGTATCAACGTTTTAACTTAGGTAGTGATTCACTTAAACCTGAAACTTCAGAGCAAAGCTCAATTGGTTTTGTATACTCGCCAACAACTGATTTCTCTTTAGAGCTAGATTATTGGCAAGTAAACATCGAAGATATGGTAGAGCGTCCTGACCAAGATTATATGTTCGCTAATCCACAAATTTTCGACAAGAGATTTGTCATTCGTACTGACCGTTCAGACCCAACTAACCAACTGTTGAGTGTTATTACTGCACCAATTAACATCGGTGAATCTAAGTCTGCTGGTTTCGACTGGAAAATGACTCTGAACAATGAGCTGTCTTTCGGTGACCTTAAGACTATGGTTCAGGGTACTTACATGGACCGCTCTGAGTACACACTTGCAGGTGTTGTACCATTCGAATGGCGTAGTAGCCTGGGTAAATATGGTACTGACCAGGAAGTTGTATTCCGCAATATCATCAATATCCAGAATACTTTAACTCACGGTGACTTTGCGCACACGTTACGTATTAAATACAAGTCCGGTTGGAAAGATGCTGCGACAAATGTAGGTATCGGTACAGTTGCAAATGCTGCTACAGAAACTTACTACAACAAAGATGGTGAGGAATTGACTCGCTTTGCAACAACAAATGTTCAGCTGAGCGTACCTTCTCACACTACAGTTGATTATAAAATTGACTACCGTGGTTTTGAGAACACAAATATCACTCTGGGTGTAAACAACCTGTTTGATAAAGAGCCTCCGTTCTCACTAGGCGACCCAGAAGGTCACTTGGTAGGGTACGAAGGTCGTTACTATGACCAGCTACTTCGTACAGTATACTTGAGCGTAGACTACACGTTCTAA
- a CDS encoding helicase-related protein: MSLPIEQIKADFCHLLSSGNVIVAAATGSGKSTQLPVWAAQQGRVLVIQPRRIACTSLAEYVAEQQGSGLGEQIGYAIRFEGQFSPNTQVVFVTPGVALRWYFESRLSDFAIVMLDEFHERRWDMDLLLAMLKQQGEHRLVVTSATLSAERLVSYLDAPLLTSKGKMFDVEERFLAKDMRAMPSRDNLSDRVKAACEYALHHTRGDILVFLPGKGEIVQCAAQLKALDALVVPLFSGCAPDDQRLALHQQPRQRIILATNVAETSLTIPNITCVIDSGLERRTHLRNGKTVLGLDAIGRDSAKQRLGRAGRTQEGLCLRLYGQYAPLIERTPPEVQREALTELVLAAGCATDGIDSLSFIDPLPASSKQKALDLLRKIDALDAQSRATELGKQLYPLPVDVELGHLITKIPDNRLRQAMIDAVAVMSVPARVYQLPGSAEQLDVLSKALPHSCDLELVIALLRGKAPGIRAEADALREAKQFSTQLREAFSLPPLDKAASYDRDALLSAIASVRPDWLYIKKDNRRGGFSNGQGEVVTAKESRAPDTSDAILVLDTYALAGKGVKQATTLATLAAPVTRSLLIQHAKTDTTLERAYLEEDTIWIELVRHYAGVALERQSHIAKGPQLIPACVKLIEQNQLFAGAWQQVSRMLDYQKLYHQHEQSEMPAVPSAAQWLTQALEDLGIETQEDLMLIESQDLFYLPIEDWIIEPFIEKFPLEVVLPELTMSVVYSFTAKRITLEYTQGHRKDAPKRWELPTWSGFKIRYKKASKVVDVR, encoded by the coding sequence ATGTCTTTGCCCATTGAACAGATCAAAGCCGATTTTTGTCACCTGCTATCCTCTGGCAACGTCATTGTAGCCGCCGCCACCGGCTCAGGAAAATCCACACAACTGCCTGTCTGGGCAGCCCAACAAGGTCGGGTATTAGTGATCCAGCCCCGGCGGATCGCCTGTACCTCGTTGGCTGAGTATGTTGCCGAGCAACAAGGCAGTGGGCTTGGTGAACAGATAGGCTATGCTATCCGCTTTGAGGGCCAGTTTAGTCCAAACACCCAGGTCGTTTTTGTAACGCCGGGTGTGGCACTGCGCTGGTATTTTGAAAGCCGCCTGAGTGATTTTGCCATCGTTATGCTGGATGAATTCCATGAACGGCGCTGGGATATGGACCTGTTACTGGCCATGTTAAAGCAACAGGGAGAACATCGCCTGGTCGTAACGTCTGCCACCTTGTCGGCTGAGCGGCTGGTCAGTTACCTAGACGCGCCGCTACTGACGTCCAAAGGCAAGATGTTCGATGTAGAAGAGCGATTTCTTGCCAAGGATATGCGTGCAATGCCAAGTCGCGACAATCTCAGTGACAGAGTAAAAGCAGCCTGCGAGTATGCGCTGCACCATACCCGTGGCGACATTCTGGTTTTCCTTCCTGGCAAAGGCGAAATCGTGCAATGTGCCGCTCAGCTCAAAGCACTCGATGCTTTGGTTGTCCCCCTGTTCAGTGGCTGTGCGCCAGATGATCAGCGACTTGCACTGCATCAGCAGCCCAGACAAAGGATCATTTTGGCAACCAATGTGGCAGAAACCTCATTGACCATACCTAATATTACCTGTGTGATTGACTCGGGCCTGGAGCGACGCACACACCTGAGAAATGGCAAAACGGTACTGGGCCTGGATGCAATCGGCAGAGACTCCGCAAAACAACGCCTGGGTCGGGCCGGACGGACTCAGGAAGGGCTCTGTCTGCGCCTGTATGGACAATATGCGCCTCTGATAGAGAGAACCCCGCCCGAAGTACAAAGAGAAGCGCTCACTGAGCTGGTGCTAGCTGCTGGCTGTGCCACTGATGGTATCGACTCGCTGAGCTTCATCGACCCGCTGCCTGCCAGCTCAAAACAAAAAGCACTCGACCTGCTCAGAAAAATCGACGCGCTTGACGCACAAAGCCGTGCAACCGAGCTTGGCAAGCAGCTCTACCCTTTGCCCGTCGATGTGGAACTCGGTCACCTGATAACTAAAATTCCGGATAACCGCCTGCGCCAGGCAATGATAGATGCCGTCGCTGTGATGTCGGTGCCAGCACGAGTATATCAGCTACCGGGCTCAGCAGAGCAACTTGACGTGCTCAGCAAGGCGTTGCCCCATAGCTGCGACCTGGAGCTGGTCATCGCACTGCTACGGGGCAAAGCGCCAGGTATACGCGCAGAGGCAGACGCCCTGCGTGAGGCCAAACAATTCAGTACGCAACTGAGAGAGGCTTTCTCTTTGCCACCACTGGACAAAGCCGCCAGCTATGACCGCGATGCGCTGCTGAGTGCAATAGCCTCAGTACGCCCGGATTGGCTGTATATCAAAAAGGACAACCGTCGCGGTGGCTTTAGCAATGGTCAGGGTGAAGTGGTGACAGCAAAAGAATCGCGAGCCCCGGATACAAGTGATGCTATCCTGGTGTTGGATACCTATGCACTGGCCGGCAAAGGCGTTAAACAGGCCACCACCTTGGCTACGCTGGCCGCCCCAGTAACGCGCTCGTTGCTGATACAGCATGCGAAAACAGACACTACGCTGGAGCGGGCCTACCTGGAAGAAGACACCATCTGGATTGAGCTTGTCCGCCACTATGCTGGCGTCGCTTTAGAGCGACAAAGCCACATCGCAAAAGGCCCTCAACTGATCCCGGCTTGTGTTAAGTTAATTGAACAAAACCAACTGTTTGCCGGCGCCTGGCAGCAGGTTAGTCGCATGCTGGATTATCAAAAGCTATATCATCAACATGAACAAAGTGAAATGCCAGCAGTGCCGAGTGCAGCTCAGTGGTTGACACAAGCGCTCGAGGACTTGGGTATTGAGACACAGGAAGATCTGATGCTGATTGAGTCACAGGACCTGTTTTATCTACCCATAGAGGACTGGATCATTGAACCCTTTATAGAAAAGTTCCCACTTGAGGTTGTCCTACCTGAATTAACCATGAGTGTGGTTTATAGTTTTACCGCCAAACGCATTACCCTCGAATATACTCAAGGTCATCGCAAAGATGCGCCAAAGCGCTGGGAATTACCCACTTGGTCGGGATTTAAAATACGTTATAAAAAGGCGAGTAAAGTGGTGGATGTAAGATAG
- a CDS encoding peptidylprolyl isomerase, with product MPKACAYHILVKTEKECLAIKAKLAKGGDFNKLAKQHSLCPSKKRGGDLGEFNKGDMVKAFDDVVFKKPLYEVHGPVKTKFGYHLIKTVYRS from the coding sequence ATGCCAAAAGCCTGTGCCTACCACATTTTAGTTAAAACCGAAAAAGAGTGCCTTGCCATAAAAGCTAAGCTTGCCAAAGGCGGCGACTTCAACAAACTGGCCAAACAGCATTCTTTGTGTCCATCGAAAAAGCGCGGTGGCGATCTTGGTGAGTTTAATAAAGGCGATATGGTTAAAGCATTCGATGATGTGGTGTTCAAAAAGCCGCTTTATGAAGTCCACGGTCCGGTCAAGACTAAGTTTGGTTACCACCTTATCAAAACGGTCTATCGCTCTTAA
- a CDS encoding IS4 family transposase, which yields MNRKQPKILRESTSVYVSLSRSVVTHKHPFILVGWSHADTRTKHCILRASIVSEGRAMTLYQQSALSYQYHCPKTQKRFLKMLKLILPNDCRPVIVTDAGFKVPWLKAVRSHDWHYISRVRGTAHLRTEQSTEFVSCQSLFKSHARKSQFLGATELTKSAQYQTHAVLVGKGHKLLKRDNKRTYREPWLLVSSLPKRHNFTEKVIKLYSMRMQIEAGFRDQKSVRFGLGSDLHRTNKINRLDILLLLATLAHWFSIKDNRRGRFGTTKSHRNRPSTDPGLC from the coding sequence TTGAATAGAAAACAACCGAAAATTTTGCGTGAATCCACATCCGTTTATGTCAGCTTGAGCCGCTCTGTCGTCACACACAAACACCCTTTTATTTTAGTGGGTTGGAGCCACGCAGATACACGTACAAAGCATTGTATTTTGCGCGCCAGCATCGTCAGTGAGGGCCGCGCTATGACGCTTTATCAACAAAGCGCCCTGAGCTATCAATACCACTGTCCCAAGACCCAAAAACGGTTTTTGAAAATGCTCAAGCTGATTTTACCCAACGATTGTCGACCCGTGATTGTTACTGATGCGGGCTTCAAGGTTCCCTGGCTTAAAGCTGTGCGCAGCCACGACTGGCATTATATTAGTCGAGTTCGTGGTACAGCACATCTTAGAACTGAACAAAGTACAGAGTTCGTTTCTTGCCAGTCACTGTTCAAGAGTCATGCTCGAAAAAGCCAGTTTCTCGGCGCGACCGAACTCACAAAAAGTGCCCAATATCAAACGCATGCTGTGTTGGTTGGCAAAGGCCATAAGCTGCTGAAAAGAGATAATAAAAGAACGTACAGAGAGCCTTGGCTACTGGTATCTTCACTCCCTAAAAGACACAACTTTACTGAAAAAGTGATCAAGCTGTATAGCATGAGAATGCAGATAGAAGCGGGATTTCGAGATCAAAAAAGTGTTCGGTTTGGGCTTGGCTCAGACTTACACAGAACAAACAAAATCAACCGTCTGGATATCCTGTTGTTACTGGCTACGCTGGCCCACTGGTTCAGCATAAAGGACAACCGTCGCGGTCGCTTTGGAACGACAAAGTCACATCGAAACAGGCCCTCAACTGATCCCGGCTTGTGTTAA